From Thalassotalea euphylliae, the proteins below share one genomic window:
- a CDS encoding ABC transporter ATP-binding protein, with protein sequence MSKAVELENLIFRYATHTNSKHASINASSNNNKDTNHAPLLNIPTWSVAAGQKHFILGPSGSGKSTLLNLLAGLLVPTSGKVTVLGEQISRLSARKRDKFRADHIGYIFQQFNLVPYLNAIDNIKLANHFASRPQQKNVEHAILSLLERLSIDSNDWRRPVNLLSVGQQQRIGIARALINQPKLIIADEPTSSLDTQARNSFIDLLIALCNEQQATLLFVSHDTQLATHFDQVASLQAINHPPSAARGQH encoded by the coding sequence ATGAGCAAAGCAGTTGAGCTGGAAAACTTAATATTTCGTTACGCTACTCACACGAACAGCAAGCACGCCAGCATCAATGCTAGTAGCAATAACAATAAAGACACCAACCATGCCCCCCTACTCAATATTCCAACCTGGTCGGTAGCTGCAGGGCAAAAACATTTTATTCTTGGCCCTTCTGGCAGTGGTAAATCAACCTTGCTGAACTTGCTTGCAGGGCTTTTAGTGCCAACATCGGGTAAGGTCACTGTGCTAGGTGAGCAAATCAGCCGTTTAAGTGCGCGTAAACGCGACAAGTTTCGCGCTGATCACATCGGCTATATTTTTCAGCAATTTAATTTGGTACCGTATTTAAATGCCATAGACAATATCAAGCTGGCCAATCACTTTGCATCCCGCCCCCAGCAAAAAAATGTTGAGCACGCCATATTGTCATTGCTGGAACGCCTCAGCATAGACAGTAATGACTGGCGTCGCCCAGTAAACTTGCTAAGCGTCGGCCAACAGCAGCGAATTGGTATTGCCCGAGCCTTAATTAATCAACCCAAGCTGATCATTGCCGACGAGCCGACTTCGTCACTGGATACCCAAGCGAGAAATAGTTTTATCGACCTGCTGATCGCGCTGTGCAATGAACAACAAGCCACTCTACTCTTTGTCAGTCACGATACTCAGCTCGCCACACATTTTGATCAAGTAGCATCGCTGCAAGCAATCAATCACCCGCCGAGCGCTGCTAGAGGCCAGCACTAA
- a CDS encoding ABC transporter permease, giving the protein MLLRIAGKSLMHRKGSVLLTIFAVTVSIAVMLAVEHIRQQAKTSFASSVSGVDLIVGTRTGSLNLLLYSVFRMGAPTNNISWQSYQKLANNSAVDWAIPISLGDSHRGYRVLGTTQNYFMHFSYGEQRQLNFAHGGAFNDVFEVVLGADVASSLGYQLNDSLTLSHGIGTTSFTNHDQSPFRVVGILKPTGTPVDRTLHVSLQGLSAVHLTRHKAVTQLTMTAKALQPRSVTAVMLGLTSRMRVFGLQRQINTDNSEPLMAILPGVALQELWQTMAIVEKTLRLIAALVVVAALLGLSAMLLGSINERRHEIKLLRTLGASPAFLYWFIAFEAFLIVLASTAFATGLLTLGLVLSENYLLNQFGLAVSPYVVSEANLITLGLILLVTFIAALPPALSAYANARRP; this is encoded by the coding sequence ATGTTATTGCGTATTGCCGGTAAAAGCTTAATGCATCGCAAAGGTTCGGTATTACTGACAATATTTGCCGTCACCGTCAGTATTGCGGTGATGCTGGCGGTCGAGCATATCAGGCAGCAAGCCAAAACCAGCTTTGCCAGCAGCGTGTCAGGCGTTGATCTCATTGTCGGTACGCGCACTGGCAGCTTGAACTTGTTGCTCTACTCTGTGTTTAGAATGGGCGCCCCCACGAATAACATCAGCTGGCAATCCTATCAAAAACTGGCCAATAACAGCGCCGTTGATTGGGCCATTCCAATCTCGCTTGGCGACTCGCATCGCGGCTATCGCGTCTTGGGGACTACGCAAAACTATTTCATGCACTTTAGCTATGGTGAGCAGCGACAACTTAACTTCGCACATGGCGGCGCATTTAATGATGTTTTTGAGGTTGTCTTAGGCGCTGATGTGGCCAGTAGTTTGGGCTATCAGCTGAATGATTCGCTGACACTGTCGCACGGCATAGGCACCACCAGCTTTACCAATCACGACCAATCTCCGTTTCGCGTTGTCGGTATTTTGAAACCGACAGGGACACCCGTTGATCGCACTTTGCACGTTAGCTTGCAAGGGTTAAGCGCGGTACATTTAACGCGCCACAAAGCCGTAACTCAATTGACCATGACTGCGAAAGCGTTGCAACCAAGGTCAGTTACCGCCGTTATGCTGGGGTTAACATCCAGAATGCGTGTGTTTGGCCTGCAGCGACAAATCAACACGGATAACAGTGAGCCGCTGATGGCCATTTTACCCGGCGTGGCGCTGCAAGAGTTGTGGCAAACCATGGCGATTGTCGAAAAAACCTTGCGATTAATTGCGGCGCTCGTGGTGGTTGCTGCGCTACTAGGGCTAAGTGCCATGCTACTAGGCTCAATTAACGAGCGCCGTCATGAAATAAAGCTGCTCAGAACACTCGGTGCTTCCCCTGCTTTTCTATACTGGTTTATAGCGTTTGAAGCATTCTTAATCGTGCTGGCTAGCACAGCTTTTGCCACGGGTTTACTAACCCTAGGTTTGGTACTCAGCGAAAACTATTTACTGAACCAGTTTGGTTTAGCCGTCTCCCCCTATGTTGTGTCTGAGGCGAACTTAATCACCTTGGGATTGATACTGCTCGTAACGTTTATCGCTGCGCTTCCGCCAGCGCTATCTGCTTATGCAAATGCCAGAAGACCGTAA